A window of Mucilaginibacter sp. PAMC 26640 contains these coding sequences:
- a CDS encoding tRNA pseudouridine(38,39,40) synthase TruA translates to MSAQQRYFIELAYDGTKYHGWQVQQNAVSVQELINKALSTLLRQEIETVGCGRTDTGVHAKEYFLHFAPQPPEGGAEDALQKFPLQGVRGLNALLPHDIAIKQIIPVHPDAHARFDATLRSYEYHIHFDKNPFLNGYSWLLRDRPDLDRMNRAAAIVMEYTDFSCFSKSNTQVKTNNCKIVNAVWEQTENGIVFKISADRFLRNMVRAIVGTLLMVGKGDMQPEDIRKIIESKSRSNAGMSVPACGLYLTEVKYPYMPPSPLKGR, encoded by the coding sequence GTGTCTGCTCAACAACGTTATTTTATTGAATTGGCTTATGATGGTACCAAATACCATGGCTGGCAGGTGCAGCAAAATGCGGTAAGCGTGCAGGAGCTAATAAACAAAGCACTATCTACTTTATTGCGCCAGGAAATTGAAACCGTAGGCTGCGGCCGGACTGATACCGGCGTACATGCTAAAGAATATTTTTTGCATTTTGCCCCCCAGCCCCCTGAAGGGGGAGCTGAAGATGCATTGCAAAAGTTCCCCCTTCAGGGGGTTAGGGGGCTCAACGCGCTGCTGCCGCATGATATCGCCATCAAACAAATCATTCCTGTTCATCCGGATGCCCACGCGCGTTTTGATGCTACGCTGCGTTCCTATGAATACCATATCCATTTTGATAAGAACCCATTTTTAAACGGGTACTCCTGGTTGCTGCGCGACAGGCCAGACCTGGATAGGATGAACCGGGCGGCGGCAATCGTCATGGAATATACAGATTTTAGCTGTTTCAGTAAATCAAATACCCAGGTTAAAACCAATAATTGTAAAATTGTAAATGCGGTTTGGGAACAAACCGAAAATGGCATTGTATTTAAAATTTCAGCCGATCGTTTTTTGAGAAATATGGTACGCGCAATTGTGGGTACATTATTAATGGTTGGCAAAGGCGATATGCAACCGGAAGACATCCGGAAGATTATAGAAAGTAAAAGCCGAAGCAATGCAGGCATGAGCGTACCGGCCTGCGGCTTGTATTTAACGGAAGTAAAATATCCGTATATGCCCCCAAGCCCCCTGAAGGGTAGGTAA